One window of the Caminibacter pacificus genome contains the following:
- a CDS encoding lytic transglycosylase domain-containing protein: MKKLLFLIPLFLLAYDVNLTNLLVKPKSYVRDFYLTEFMKETNSSSLAFKAYHALYKKRMKHLKILSKFDFFKPMYQCVNPSINDIKNINIACILDNGLWLSSMAKLSPEDLSYLYSKLPEGKEKEAVWAFLNHNYSKIFKNRDLGYYFILNYPNKVIDQEINDFSPFYDKYFHLFVKSAVKHDLPKIQISLNKIPYKRFCDKTKWWLFINALSLGDEKRAVKILKSVEKKKSKHFFWLWRLTKKDKYLDKLLNNPRVDFYTLYAHEEKNIPFDIRHKVVYDTIKNPKYIQTDPWDVLKFWDEFRKRRDLYKFAKELDSQKSEALKALVLDKAHHFRVNYFITPKMYSDQNKSFQAFVYAIARQESRFIPASVSSSYALGTMQIMPFLVRAMKGDVFGQFDYNQNVRLGVKHLKWLFSKLHNPLMVAYAYNGGIGFVKRRVIPVFKYKGKYEPFLSMEKVLFDESREYGKKVLANYVIYSYIFGEKNVTLHELLGKTKK, translated from the coding sequence CGCTTGCTTTTAAAGCTTATCACGCTTTATACAAAAAAAGAATGAAACACCTAAAAATTCTTTCTAAATTCGACTTTTTCAAACCTATGTATCAATGTGTCAATCCTTCGATAAATGATATAAAAAATATTAATATCGCTTGTATTTTAGATAACGGGCTTTGGCTAAGCAGTATGGCAAAACTCTCTCCTGAGGATTTGAGTTATCTATATTCGAAGTTGCCTGAGGGAAAAGAAAAAGAAGCGGTTTGGGCTTTTTTGAATCATAACTATTCTAAAATTTTTAAAAATAGAGACTTAGGGTATTATTTTATTTTGAATTATCCAAATAAAGTAATTGACCAAGAAATAAACGATTTTTCACCTTTTTACGATAAATATTTTCATCTTTTCGTAAAAAGTGCAGTAAAGCACGATTTGCCGAAAATTCAAATTTCTCTAAACAAAATTCCGTATAAACGTTTCTGTGACAAAACCAAATGGTGGCTTTTTATTAACGCTTTGAGTTTGGGAGATGAAAAAAGAGCTGTTAAGATTTTGAAATCCGTAGAGAAGAAAAAAAGCAAACACTTTTTTTGGCTTTGGCGTCTAACTAAAAAAGATAAATATTTAGATAAACTTTTGAATAACCCCAGAGTCGATTTTTATACCTTATATGCTCACGAAGAGAAAAACATTCCTTTTGATATAAGGCACAAAGTAGTTTATGATACGATAAAAAATCCAAAATACATCCAAACCGATCCTTGGGACGTTTTGAAGTTTTGGGATGAGTTTAGAAAAAGAAGAGATTTGTATAAATTCGCAAAAGAGCTTGATAGTCAAAAAAGCGAAGCTTTAAAAGCGTTGGTGCTTGATAAAGCTCATCATTTTAGAGTCAATTATTTCATAACACCTAAAATGTATAGTGACCAAAACAAAAGTTTTCAAGCGTTCGTTTATGCTATCGCAAGACAAGAGAGTAGATTTATTCCGGCAAGCGTTAGCAGTAGTTATGCTCTTGGAACGATGCAGATAATGCCGTTTTTGGTAAGAGCGATGAAAGGTGACGTTTTTGGGCAGTTCGATTATAATCAAAACGTACGTCTTGGAGTAAAACATCTCAAATGGCTGTTTTCAAAGCTCCATAATCCTTTAATGGTAGCTTATGCGTATAACGGAGGAATCGGATTTGTAAAAAGAAGAGTAATTCCGGTATTTAAATACAAAGGTAAATACGAGCCGTTTTTAAGTATGGAAAAGGTACTTTTTGACGAAAGTAGGGAATACGGGAAAAAAGTATTGGCTAATTATGTGATTTATTCTTATATTTTCGGAGAAAAAAACGTAACTCTTCACGAGCTTTTAGGGAAGACTAAAAAGTAA
- a CDS encoding ComF family protein, whose product MREIFSCIKCGDFSFEIICKNCQKKFLTSSFYEEDGIVSFYDYYAIEDFIKYKYHKFGSFVYKILAKNSFNVFAKKFELKRNFFAIPIDDKIEKGFSHTAILANALKPAFKPLFSTLHAKNEVKYAGKSLEFRLKNPRDFIYKGKQNISVVLVDDVVTTGMTINEAKEILSKNGVDVAFSLVLSNLKA is encoded by the coding sequence ATGAGGGAGATTTTTAGTTGTATAAAATGCGGGGATTTTTCTTTTGAAATCATATGTAAAAATTGTCAAAAAAAATTCCTTACTTCCTCTTTTTATGAAGAAGACGGAATAGTCAGTTTTTACGATTATTATGCTATTGAGGATTTTATAAAATACAAGTATCATAAATTCGGAAGTTTCGTTTATAAAATCCTTGCAAAGAATTCGTTTAATGTTTTTGCCAAAAAGTTCGAGTTAAAAAGAAATTTTTTTGCAATTCCTATCGATGATAAAATCGAAAAAGGTTTCTCTCACACCGCTATTTTAGCAAATGCCTTAAAACCCGCCTTTAAACCGCTTTTTTCAACACTACACGCAAAAAACGAAGTAAAATATGCCGGTAAAAGCTTGGAATTCAGACTCAAAAACCCAAGAGACTTTATATATAAAGGCAAACAAAACATAAGCGTAGTTTTGGTCGATGACGTTGTAACTACCGGTATGACGATAAACGAAGCAAAAGAGATTTTAAGTAAAAACGGGGTGGATGTGGCTTTTAGTTTGGTTTTGTCGAATTTGAAAGCTTAA
- the gyrA gene encoding DNA gyrase subunit A — MQVIPVKIEETLAKSYLEYSMSVIVGRALPDVRDGLKPVHRRILYAMYKMGITSSSAYKKSARIVGDVIGKYHPHGDSAVYEALVRMAQDFSMRMPLIDGQGNFGSIDGDNAAAMRYTEARLTKIAEELLKDIDKDTVDFVPNYDGTEKEPVVLPARFPNLLVNGSSGIAVGMATNIPPHNLTELLDALIYMIDNKEATLDDILQFVKGPDFPTGGIIFGRSGIIEAYKTGRGSIKIRAKHHIEHRGNREIIVIDELPYQVNKAKLIEKISDLVKDKIVEGISEIRDESDREGIRVVIELKKDAMSEIVLNNLYKHTQMQVSFGINMLAIIDKEPKLFNLMEILNTFIKFRKTVVIRRTIYELEEAKRRAHILEGLLIALANIDEVVEIIKKSADAKEAKAKLMDRFSLSEVQAQAILDMKLSRLTSLETEKLQKEYDELMEKIAYLTSILKEESVLNGVIKEEFIEIKNKYHSDRLTEIEDDYDAIDIEDLIPNEDMVVTITHRGYVKRVPLKTYERQNRGGKGKKALTTYEDDFIEDFYIAKAHDTLMIITDKGQLHWLKVYKIPEGSRTSKGKAIVNLINLDKDEKIQTIIKTSDFDENKSLAFFTKNGVVKRTNLSEFKNIRSTGVRAITIDENDELVTAKIVKPEDKELFIVTKKGMAIRFPVDTVREMGRSARGVRGITFKIEGDEVVGALSLRDENQEILTVSEKGFGKRTEANAYRLTNRGGKGVIAMKLTNKTGDLVGVVATEKDHDLMLLTSKGKMIRTAIESISKTGKNTQGVRIVKLDSDDKVVSVAKTPSEKSLEESELPLEND, encoded by the coding sequence ATGCAAGTTATTCCGGTTAAGATTGAAGAGACGTTAGCGAAAAGTTATCTTGAATATTCAATGAGTGTAATTGTGGGAAGAGCGCTTCCCGATGTAAGAGACGGACTAAAACCCGTTCACAGAAGAATTTTATATGCTATGTATAAAATGGGTATCACTTCAAGCAGCGCTTATAAAAAGAGTGCGAGAATCGTCGGGGATGTTATAGGTAAATATCACCCTCACGGAGATAGTGCGGTTTATGAAGCGCTTGTCAGAATGGCGCAGGATTTTTCAATGAGAATGCCGCTAATCGACGGGCAAGGAAACTTCGGTAGTATCGACGGCGACAACGCGGCGGCGATGAGATATACGGAAGCCAGACTTACAAAAATAGCCGAAGAACTTTTAAAAGATATCGATAAAGATACGGTCGATTTCGTACCGAACTACGACGGGACTGAAAAAGAGCCGGTCGTACTACCAGCGAGATTTCCGAATCTTCTTGTAAACGGAAGTAGTGGTATTGCCGTAGGGATGGCGACAAACATTCCTCCGCACAACTTAACGGAGCTACTTGATGCGTTGATTTATATGATTGACAACAAAGAAGCGACTCTTGATGATATTTTGCAATTCGTAAAAGGTCCTGATTTTCCGACAGGCGGTATAATTTTCGGAAGAAGCGGAATAATCGAAGCTTATAAAACCGGAAGAGGAAGTATAAAAATAAGAGCAAAACACCATATCGAACATAGAGGAAACAGAGAAATTATCGTAATAGACGAGCTTCCTTATCAAGTTAATAAAGCGAAGCTTATCGAAAAAATAAGCGACCTTGTTAAAGATAAAATTGTTGAAGGTATCAGCGAAATTAGAGACGAGAGTGATAGAGAAGGTATCAGGGTTGTAATAGAGCTGAAAAAAGATGCGATGAGCGAAATAGTACTCAATAACCTATACAAACACACTCAAATGCAAGTAAGTTTCGGTATCAATATGCTTGCGATTATCGACAAAGAGCCTAAACTTTTCAATTTAATGGAGATTTTAAATACGTTTATCAAATTCAGAAAAACCGTAGTTATCAGAAGAACGATTTACGAACTTGAAGAGGCTAAAAGAAGAGCTCATATTTTAGAAGGGTTGTTAATCGCTCTTGCGAATATTGATGAGGTTGTAGAGATTATTAAAAAATCGGCCGATGCTAAAGAAGCAAAAGCAAAACTAATGGATAGATTCTCGCTATCTGAAGTGCAAGCTCAAGCTATTCTTGATATGAAACTAAGCCGCTTGACTTCACTCGAAACTGAAAAACTTCAAAAAGAGTATGACGAATTAATGGAAAAAATTGCATATTTGACGTCAATTTTAAAAGAAGAGAGCGTACTAAACGGCGTAATTAAAGAAGAGTTTATCGAAATTAAAAACAAATATCATTCTGATAGACTCACTGAAATAGAAGACGACTATGACGCGATAGATATCGAAGATTTGATTCCGAATGAAGATATGGTCGTAACAATTACTCACAGAGGGTATGTAAAAAGAGTGCCTCTCAAAACTTACGAAAGACAAAATAGAGGCGGAAAAGGTAAAAAAGCCCTTACTACGTATGAAGACGACTTTATCGAAGATTTTTATATTGCAAAAGCTCACGATACGCTTATGATTATTACGGATAAAGGTCAGCTTCATTGGCTAAAAGTTTATAAAATTCCTGAAGGTAGCAGAACGAGCAAGGGTAAAGCGATTGTGAATCTTATTAATCTTGATAAAGATGAAAAAATCCAAACAATTATTAAAACGAGTGATTTTGATGAAAACAAATCTTTAGCGTTTTTCACTAAAAACGGAGTTGTAAAAAGAACGAATTTAAGTGAATTTAAAAATATAAGAAGTACGGGAGTTAGAGCTATTACTATCGATGAAAACGACGAACTCGTAACGGCTAAAATCGTAAAACCTGAAGATAAAGAGCTCTTTATCGTAACAAAAAAAGGTATGGCGATAAGATTTCCTGTGGATACCGTAAGAGAGATGGGAAGAAGTGCAAGAGGTGTTAGAGGTATTACGTTTAAGATAGAAGGTGACGAGGTTGTAGGAGCGTTGAGTTTAAGAGATGAAAATCAAGAAATATTAACTGTTAGCGAAAAAGGTTTCGGGAAAAGAACCGAAGCTAACGCATATCGTCTCACCAATAGAGGCGGTAAAGGTGTAATAGCTATGAAACTTACCAATAAAACGGGTGATTTGGTAGGTGTTGTGGCTACTGAAAAAGATCATGATTTAATGCTTTTGACAAGCAAAGGAAAGATGATAAGAACTGCGATTGAGAGTATCAGCAAAACTGGTAAAAACACTCAAGGTGTCAGAATAGTAAAACTTGATAGTGACGATAAAGTTGTAAGCGTCGCAAAAACTCCTTCTGAAAAATCTCTTGAAGAATCGGAGCTTCCTTTAGAAAACGATTAA
- a CDS encoding LPP20 family lipoprotein codes for MNKIYKIAGMLSGTMLLAGCCCMQPQSQCNSCNDTKPNPINYQAVNNQVIPQYELPQKPQTPKVEKKLSGACVITNIPGLQKNCVLRVEAVGVGVAPAEGMESTAQAMAMARRAAILEAYKALAEKLYGIKINGRETLKNMMLQNESLRAYIQGVIRGANIEEESYNNGMYKVVMSLKVNVKEWNKYLEENPPYSLSSI; via the coding sequence ATGAATAAAATCTATAAAATAGCAGGGATGCTAAGCGGGACTATGTTACTTGCGGGGTGTTGTTGTATGCAGCCTCAAAGCCAATGTAATAGCTGCAACGATACAAAACCTAATCCTATAAATTATCAAGCGGTAAATAATCAGGTGATTCCTCAGTACGAATTACCACAAAAACCTCAAACTCCAAAAGTTGAAAAGAAACTTTCCGGGGCGTGTGTTATTACCAATATTCCCGGACTTCAAAAAAATTGTGTCTTAAGAGTAGAAGCGGTGGGTGTAGGTGTGGCACCGGCAGAAGGCATGGAATCTACGGCGCAAGCTATGGCGATGGCAAGAAGAGCCGCGATTTTGGAAGCGTATAAGGCTCTTGCCGAAAAATTGTACGGAATCAAAATCAACGGACGTGAGACTCTTAAAAATATGATGTTGCAAAACGAATCTCTTAGAGCATATATCCAAGGCGTGATAAGAGGTGCTAATATAGAAGAGGAATCTTATAACAATGGAATGTATAAGGTTGTTATGAGTTTGAAAGTAAATGTTAAAGAATGGAATAAATACCTTGAAGAGAATCCTCCTTATTCTCTTAGCAGTATCTAG
- a CDS encoding YqhA family protein — MEHTSNNHERNEGFLLKNHDHKRGIIEAIFEASLWKSRLIAILAVIFGMIGAVSLFLIASADVWHMAVITYKYFFMHYHPENFHEELIGGIIGAVDLYLIAVVLLIFSFGIYELFISEIDDAENSEIGAKILAIHSLDELKDKLGKVVVMVLIVSFFKKVIHMDFNTPLSMLYLAGSILALALALYFMHKGEH; from the coding sequence ATGGAACATACAAGTAATAATCATGAGAGAAACGAAGGGTTTTTATTAAAAAATCACGACCACAAAAGAGGAATTATCGAAGCTATTTTTGAAGCGAGTTTGTGGAAGAGTAGATTAATCGCGATTCTTGCGGTTATTTTCGGAATGATAGGTGCGGTTTCTTTGTTTTTGATTGCAAGTGCGGATGTTTGGCATATGGCTGTTATCACGTATAAATATTTCTTTATGCATTATCACCCTGAAAACTTCCACGAAGAGTTGATAGGCGGAATTATCGGGGCTGTGGATTTATATTTGATAGCCGTTGTGCTTTTAATCTTTTCATTCGGTATTTACGAGCTGTTTATTAGTGAAATCGATGATGCGGAAAATAGCGAAATCGGAGCGAAAATCCTTGCAATTCACAGTCTTGACGAGTTAAAAGACAAACTCGGAAAAGTCGTTGTAATGGTATTGATCGTTAGTTTCTTTAAAAAAGTTATTCATATGGATTTCAATACTCCGTTATCGATGCTTTATCTTGCGGGAAGTATTTTAGCGCTTGCGCTTGCTCTTTATTTTATGCATAAAGGCGAACATTAA
- a CDS encoding radical SAM protein: protein MKYIFGPVASRRFGMSLGVDLSPDKKRCNFDCIYCELEPEKLVDFYDNPPEVEEIMEDIKKAVKRYDFDFLTITSNGEPTLYPYLSELIDEIDKIKQFKTLILSNSSTINKKEIQEALKKLDIVKLSLDAVTPSIFKKIDRPHKSIKIEDIIEGIKNFRKIYDKELIIEILVVKGINDKEDEFKKLNDVLKDINPDRVDISTIDRPPAYNVEGVSTDRLFELSKYIENQNIFIPTREKLDFKIENLTKEELLTTLKKRPFSESDVKNIFDEHTQRIFNDLLKENLIEEVWVGGIKFYKAYV from the coding sequence ATGAAATATATTTTCGGCCCCGTTGCTTCCAGACGCTTTGGTATGAGTCTGGGAGTCGACCTCTCTCCTGACAAAAAAAGATGCAATTTCGATTGTATTTATTGTGAGCTTGAGCCTGAAAAACTTGTCGATTTTTATGATAATCCGCCAGAAGTTGAAGAGATAATGGAGGATATTAAAAAAGCTGTAAAGAGGTATGATTTTGATTTTTTAACAATTACGAGCAACGGCGAGCCGACTTTGTATCCATATTTAAGCGAGCTTATCGATGAGATAGATAAAATCAAACAATTTAAAACGCTTATTTTGAGTAATTCATCGACGATAAATAAAAAAGAGATACAAGAAGCTCTTAAAAAACTTGATATCGTAAAACTTTCTCTTGATGCGGTCACACCGTCTATTTTTAAAAAAATAGACAGACCTCACAAAAGTATAAAAATCGAAGATATAATCGAAGGAATAAAAAATTTTAGAAAAATTTACGATAAAGAGCTTATTATCGAGATTTTGGTTGTCAAAGGTATTAACGACAAAGAGGACGAGTTTAAAAAATTAAACGACGTATTAAAAGATATCAATCCGGATAGAGTGGATATTTCTACAATAGACAGACCTCCGGCTTATAATGTGGAGGGTGTGAGTACCGATAGATTGTTTGAGCTGTCGAAATATATAGAAAATCAAAATATTTTTATTCCGACAAGAGAAAAATTGGATTTTAAAATTGAAAATTTGACAAAAGAAGAGCTTTTAACGACTCTAAAAAAAAGACCTTTTAGCGAGAGTGACGTAAAAAATATTTTTGACGAGCATACTCAAAGAATATTTAACGATTTATTAAAAGAGAATTTGATTGAAGAAGTGTGGGTTGGGGGAATAAAATTTTATAAGGCGTACGTATGA
- a CDS encoding aspartate-semialdehyde dehydrogenase: protein MYNVAIAGATGAVGEELLRILEERNFPVKKLVPLASARSVGREVEFKGEVLKVKELTCDVFKEEEIDIAFFSAGGSVSAKFAPCAAEAGAVVIDNTSYFRMDPDVPLVVPEVNPEDIALWNKKGIIANPNCSTIQMVISLAPLHKEFGIKRVDVATYQAVSGAGKKGMEELFEQMRALFNFKLDKKVEEREVFQHQIALNVIPHIDKFMDGGWTKEELKMVNETKKIMHADIQVAPTCVRVPVLRSHSEAITIYCEKDVDVDRAREVLANFEDVKVIDNPEKNEYPMPIIATDTDYVYVGRIRKDLYDPKVLHFFNVADQIRVGAATNAVRIAEKWIEMEGK, encoded by the coding sequence ATGTATAACGTAGCTATTGCCGGTGCTACCGGAGCTGTAGGTGAAGAGCTGTTAAGAATTTTGGAAGAGAGAAATTTTCCGGTTAAAAAATTAGTGCCTCTTGCAAGCGCAAGAAGTGTGGGAAGAGAAGTTGAATTTAAAGGCGAGGTTTTAAAAGTAAAAGAGCTAACTTGCGATGTCTTTAAAGAAGAAGAAATCGATATCGCATTTTTCAGTGCGGGCGGAAGCGTTAGTGCGAAATTTGCTCCTTGTGCGGCTGAAGCCGGTGCCGTTGTTATTGATAATACTAGCTATTTCAGAATGGACCCGGACGTACCTTTGGTGGTACCTGAAGTGAATCCGGAAGATATTGCGCTATGGAATAAAAAAGGGATTATTGCAAATCCGAATTGTTCAACAATTCAAATGGTAATCTCACTTGCTCCGCTTCATAAAGAGTTCGGAATTAAAAGAGTGGATGTTGCGACTTATCAAGCGGTAAGCGGTGCGGGTAAAAAAGGTATGGAAGAGCTTTTTGAGCAAATGAGAGCTCTATTTAATTTCAAACTTGATAAAAAAGTGGAAGAAAGAGAAGTTTTCCAACACCAAATCGCTCTTAACGTAATTCCGCATATCGATAAATTTATGGACGGAGGCTGGACTAAAGAAGAGCTTAAAATGGTAAACGAAACCAAAAAAATTATGCACGCCGATATTCAAGTGGCTCCGACATGTGTGAGAGTACCCGTACTTAGAAGTCACAGCGAAGCTATTACGATTTATTGTGAAAAAGATGTTGATGTCGATAGAGCAAGAGAAGTGTTAGCGAATTTCGAAGATGTAAAAGTTATCGACAATCCTGAAAAAAACGAATATCCTATGCCGATAATCGCAACGGATACGGATTATGTTTATGTCGGTAGAATCAGAAAAGATTTGTATGACCCTAAAGTGTTGCATTTCTTTAACGTTGCCGATCAAATCAGAGTCGGTGCTGCGACAAATGCTGTTAGAATTGCTGAAAAATGGATTGAAATGGAGGGGAAATAA
- a CDS encoding sigma-54-dependent transcriptional regulator, with translation MKIAIVEDDINMRKSLSLALKSEGYDVIEFRNAVDALKKLDESVDLVITDITMPKMDGIDFVKELNGKYEVIMITGNATLNRAIEALRLGVKDFLTKPFEIEDLLGAIKRNVIVKEKTKTKNKNVKHKFVANDENTKKVLEMAKKVAPTNANVMLLGESGVGKEEFAKFIHENSGKKGKFIAINMSAIPENLIESELFGYVKGAFTDATSDKKGLFELAEDGTLFLDEIAEMPYNLQAKLLRVLQEREFYPLGATKPKKLNVRIISATNQDIDKLIKENKFREDLYYRLNTIPIKIPPLRERKDDIIPIAKEILKKTIKEYSLEDKKFSDEAIERLLEYDWPGNIRELINVVERAAILSEGNLIKKEDLYI, from the coding sequence GTGAAAATAGCTATTGTCGAAGACGATATAAATATGAGAAAATCGTTATCTCTTGCACTAAAAAGCGAAGGATATGACGTAATTGAATTTAGAAACGCCGTAGATGCTTTGAAAAAACTCGATGAGAGTGTCGATTTGGTAATTACGGATATAACTATGCCTAAAATGGACGGTATCGATTTTGTTAAAGAGTTAAACGGAAAATACGAAGTGATTATGATTACGGGAAATGCCACTTTAAATAGAGCTATTGAAGCTTTGAGGCTTGGGGTTAAGGACTTTTTGACGAAACCTTTTGAAATAGAAGATTTGCTGGGAGCTATTAAAAGAAACGTTATTGTTAAGGAAAAAACGAAAACGAAAAATAAAAACGTAAAACACAAATTCGTCGCAAATGACGAAAATACTAAAAAAGTTCTTGAAATGGCGAAAAAAGTGGCTCCGACAAATGCAAACGTTATGCTTCTTGGTGAAAGCGGAGTGGGGAAAGAGGAATTTGCAAAGTTTATTCATGAAAACAGCGGGAAAAAAGGAAAGTTTATTGCGATAAATATGAGCGCGATTCCCGAAAACTTGATTGAAAGCGAGCTTTTCGGGTATGTTAAAGGGGCTTTTACCGATGCGACGAGTGATAAAAAAGGACTTTTCGAATTAGCGGAAGATGGAACTTTGTTTTTGGATGAGATTGCCGAAATGCCTTATAATTTGCAAGCTAAACTTTTGAGGGTGTTGCAAGAGAGGGAATTTTATCCTTTAGGAGCTACTAAGCCGAAGAAATTAAACGTAAGAATAATAAGTGCGACCAATCAAGATATCGATAAGTTAATCAAAGAAAACAAATTCAGAGAGGATTTGTATTATAGATTAAATACTATACCGATTAAAATTCCTCCACTAAGAGAGAGAAAAGACGATATAATTCCAATTGCAAAAGAGATACTCAAAAAAACTATAAAAGAGTACTCTTTGGAAGATAAGAAATTTAGCGATGAAGCTATTGAGAGATTGCTTGAATACGATTGGCCCGGAAATATCAGAGAATTAATAAACGTTGTAGAGAGGGCTGCGATTTTGAGCGAAGGAAACTTGATAAAAAAAGAGGATTTATATATTTAA
- a CDS encoding DUF3293 domain-containing protein has protein sequence MKFNVIGIGDYKGRCIYDEAEDALMIDDEVVVDFKKKYKDYLRYTKFLINNPWGREWISFQFIPSKKSVLQRPFAIITAHNPKNLILNDFLNFIKNTELEGVIKTLGYEYMTSIGELFDYKEESFIIYDIDKDEAIRIANMFDQDSIFYNSGSEITITKCETKEDILKYNYEVHFKGA, from the coding sequence ATGAAGTTTAACGTAATCGGAATAGGGGATTATAAAGGCAGATGTATTTATGATGAAGCGGAAGACGCTTTGATGATTGACGATGAGGTTGTTGTCGATTTTAAGAAAAAATACAAAGACTATCTAAGATATACGAAATTTTTGATAAATAATCCTTGGGGTAGAGAGTGGATAAGCTTTCAATTTATTCCGAGCAAAAAAAGCGTATTACAAAGGCCTTTTGCAATAATTACGGCTCATAATCCGAAAAATTTGATTCTTAACGATTTTTTGAATTTTATAAAAAATACCGAGCTTGAGGGTGTAATTAAGACGCTCGGATATGAATATATGACAAGTATCGGCGAGCTTTTCGATTATAAAGAAGAGTCTTTTATAATTTATGATATTGATAAGGACGAGGCTATTAGAATTGCAAATATGTTCGACCAAGATTCTATTTTTTATAACAGCGGAAGTGAAATTACTATTACAAAATGTGAAACGAAAGAGGATATTTTAAAATATAATTACGAAGTTCATTTTAAAGGAGCGTAA